The following are from one region of the Phycisphaerae bacterium genome:
- the paaN gene encoding phenylacetic acid degradation protein PaaN, protein MSHPLFEKHHGTLENARKAVRERGYWSAYPEVPSGKVYGETAKDDGLTAFQARLNKPFEIDQPGTNGRVGDEVSPFGFKLGITYPKADLDVLLPAAQSAMPKWRDAGIEARVGVCLEILARINRRSFEFANAVMHTTGQGFMMAFQAGGPHAQDRGLEAVVYAYDEMSRTPGQTTWRKQVGKEEFVTLKKSYRIMPRGVGVVIGCSTFPTWNGYPGIFASLATGNAVVVKPHPGAILPLAISVDIARSVLKENGFDPNLITLAADSIASPIAKELVIRPEIRIVDYTGSSSFGEWIEKNATQAVVYTEKAGVNSIILDSVSDLKSVTGNIAFSLSLYSGQMCTTPQNIFIPKNGIKVGAETRSFDDVAKALVGAVDWFLGDPKRAAEVLGAIQNEATLKRIDQASAEGAEVLRKSAPVVNEAFPEARVRTPVIMKTDAGRKDLYFREMFGPIVYLIATDSTQQSIKLAAESAREKGAITCAIYSTDAAVLADADNMMTEAGVPVSCNLTGQIWVNQAAAFSDFHVSGCNPSGNATLCDGAFVANRFRIVQSRVPA, encoded by the coding sequence GTGTCCCATCCCTTATTTGAAAAGCATCACGGCACACTCGAAAACGCCCGAAAAGCCGTCCGAGAGCGAGGCTACTGGAGCGCTTATCCGGAAGTGCCGAGCGGGAAGGTTTACGGCGAAACCGCCAAAGATGACGGGCTGACGGCGTTTCAGGCACGCCTCAACAAGCCGTTTGAAATCGATCAGCCTGGCACAAACGGCCGAGTCGGTGACGAGGTGTCGCCGTTCGGATTCAAGCTGGGCATCACCTACCCGAAAGCGGATCTGGATGTGCTCCTGCCCGCCGCGCAATCGGCCATGCCGAAATGGCGAGACGCAGGCATCGAAGCCCGTGTCGGTGTGTGCCTCGAGATACTTGCACGAATCAATCGGCGCAGCTTTGAGTTCGCCAATGCCGTGATGCACACAACCGGACAAGGCTTCATGATGGCGTTTCAGGCGGGCGGACCACACGCACAGGATCGCGGCCTCGAAGCCGTCGTGTATGCGTACGACGAGATGAGCCGCACGCCCGGCCAAACAACGTGGAGAAAACAGGTCGGCAAGGAGGAGTTCGTTACGCTGAAGAAGAGTTATCGCATCATGCCGCGCGGCGTCGGCGTGGTGATCGGGTGTTCAACCTTTCCGACGTGGAACGGCTATCCAGGCATCTTCGCGAGCCTTGCGACCGGCAACGCCGTCGTCGTTAAGCCGCACCCCGGCGCAATCCTGCCGCTGGCCATTTCGGTCGATATCGCGCGATCCGTTCTGAAGGAAAACGGCTTCGACCCGAATCTGATCACACTTGCGGCCGACTCGATTGCCTCGCCCATCGCGAAGGAACTCGTGATTCGCCCGGAGATCCGGATTGTCGATTACACGGGCAGTTCGTCATTCGGCGAGTGGATCGAGAAGAACGCGACACAGGCCGTGGTTTACACCGAGAAGGCCGGCGTGAACTCAATCATCCTGGACAGCGTTTCCGATCTGAAGTCCGTCACCGGGAATATCGCATTCTCGCTCAGTCTCTACAGCGGACAAATGTGCACGACGCCGCAGAACATCTTCATCCCCAAGAACGGAATCAAGGTTGGGGCCGAGACGCGGAGTTTTGATGACGTGGCGAAGGCACTGGTCGGCGCGGTCGATTGGTTCCTGGGTGATCCAAAGCGGGCAGCCGAGGTTCTCGGCGCGATCCAGAACGAAGCGACTTTGAAGCGCATTGACCAGGCTTCGGCCGAAGGGGCGGAGGTACTCCGCAAGAGCGCGCCGGTGGTCAACGAGGCGTTTCCCGAAGCGCGGGTCCGAACGCCGGTGATCATGAAGACCGACGCGGGCCGCAAGGACCTCTACTTCCGCGAGATGTTCGGACCCATTGTTTATCTGATCGCGACGGACTCAACACAGCAGAGCATCAAGCTTGCGGCGGAGAGTGCCCGCGAGAAGGGCGCAATTACCTGCGCGATCTACTCGACGGACGCAGCCGTGCTCGCCGATGCGGACAATATGATGACCGAGGCCGGCGTGCCCGTTTCCTGCAACCTCACGGGGCAAATCTGGGTGAACCAGGCCGCAGCATTCAGTGATTTTCATGTCAGCGGCTGCAATCCGTCCGGCAACGCCACGCTCTGTGACGGCGCATTTGTCGCCAATCGCTTTCGAATCGTGCAATCGCGAGTCCCCGCGTGA
- the thrC gene encoding threonine synthase, protein MRFVESFKCIKCGELAPSPKSAGTCPVCVDPFSILDIQFDLSRVAKSMTRESLANRPPNHWRYHELLPIELDDEAFSWPVGWTPIVEAPRLAAWAGVSRLRLKDDGRNPTSSFKDRASSVGVLLAKQQNAQRIACASTGNAASSCAGYAAMAGIASTIFVPQRAPEPKVAQLMIYGADVRRVRGTYAQAYELCSRECIAHGWYNRNCAINPYLVEGKKTCGLEIAEQTAGREPDWVVVSVGDGCTIAGIAKGLIEMHKLGYISRVPRVLGVQAAGMDPIVRAFEGDGKLPEDVRGQTIADSIDVPVPRNWRKALKYVRETGGSFIRASDDEITDAMKATGRLAGMFAEPAAAAAVAGVKAAVSSGVIAPHEDALAVITGNGLKDIRTAIAIVGQPTDVDPE, encoded by the coding sequence ATGCGTTTTGTAGAGTCGTTCAAATGCATCAAGTGCGGCGAGCTTGCGCCATCGCCGAAATCCGCCGGCACCTGTCCGGTTTGTGTGGATCCTTTTTCGATTCTTGATATTCAGTTCGATCTTTCGCGAGTAGCCAAGAGCATGACCCGCGAATCGCTGGCAAACCGCCCCCCGAACCACTGGCGGTATCACGAGTTGCTGCCGATCGAACTCGACGACGAGGCATTCTCCTGGCCCGTCGGTTGGACGCCGATCGTCGAGGCGCCACGGCTTGCTGCATGGGCCGGGGTGTCGCGGCTGCGACTGAAGGATGACGGTCGGAACCCGACGAGCAGCTTCAAAGATCGCGCGTCGAGCGTCGGCGTCCTGCTCGCCAAACAGCAAAACGCCCAACGCATCGCATGCGCATCGACCGGCAACGCCGCAAGCAGTTGTGCCGGCTACGCGGCGATGGCGGGGATTGCATCCACCATCTTCGTGCCGCAGCGCGCGCCCGAACCGAAGGTCGCACAACTCATGATCTACGGAGCGGACGTCCGCCGCGTTCGAGGCACCTACGCACAGGCCTATGAGCTATGCTCGCGTGAGTGCATCGCCCATGGCTGGTACAACCGCAACTGCGCAATCAATCCGTACCTGGTCGAGGGAAAGAAAACCTGCGGCCTCGAAATTGCCGAACAAACGGCCGGGCGCGAGCCGGACTGGGTCGTGGTAAGCGTTGGTGACGGGTGCACCATTGCTGGCATCGCGAAAGGCCTGATCGAAATGCACAAGCTCGGGTACATTTCACGCGTGCCACGTGTGCTGGGAGTCCAGGCCGCCGGAATGGATCCGATCGTTCGGGCTTTCGAGGGCGATGGCAAGCTACCGGAGGATGTGCGCGGGCAGACGATCGCCGACAGCATCGACGTGCCGGTGCCGCGCAACTGGCGCAAGGCGCTGAAGTATGTTCGGGAAACCGGCGGCTCATTCATTCGAGCTTCTGATGATGAAATTACGGATGCAATGAAAGCGACGGGGCGATTGGCCGGAATGTTTGCCGAACCGGCGGCTGCCGCGGCGGTCGCGGGTGTGAAAGCCGCCGTGTCGAGCGGCGTCATCGCTCCGCACGAGGACGCGCTCGCGGTGATTACGGGCAACGGGTTGAAGGACATTCGCACGGCCATCGCCATCGTCGGACAGCCAACCGACGTGGACCCCGAATAA
- a CDS encoding RluA family pseudouridine synthase — protein MATIGSDMAEILSRRDELGTLSQTDDTDWIAKGLYQRMAKEPGPMERGSDAEAWEDDDIVSSGDDGPSDASATRGDIDAAVDDPFADAGPLEASAAAEAGLDDDDVVERFRPAMTTDPRRARIVIARKLPGRRLDKYLHGRFRHISRSMIQRQIKRGEITVNGKPTKNSYEMEAGDVIDMAFPAPEPYEVTPENIPLDIVFEDEFIIAINKPAGMIVHPARREQRGTVANALAYYSSSLAKTDDPFRPGIVHRLDKNTTGIMIVAKTDEAHWRLSLQFERRETEKVYVAIVHGAPEFDEDVIDVPIGQHPTVHDRYIATGFAERMGGKFEKKLFKEAVTRYRVLERFAGFSLVELYPKTGRTHQLRIHMSHIRHPIVGDPFYGGRNISLRHATGRPTDSDELRWKRQLLHAHRLKVTHPITNKPLEVVAPLASDMRELLEALRQYARPSQPNFKTRKR, from the coding sequence ATGGCGACCATTGGCAGTGACATGGCGGAGATTCTATCGCGCCGGGACGAACTTGGCACGCTGAGTCAGACCGACGATACTGATTGGATTGCGAAAGGTTTGTATCAGCGCATGGCAAAAGAACCCGGTCCAATGGAACGCGGCTCCGACGCGGAGGCATGGGAAGATGACGACATCGTGAGCAGTGGCGACGATGGGCCCTCCGATGCGTCGGCGACACGCGGCGACATCGACGCCGCCGTGGACGATCCCTTCGCGGACGCCGGCCCGCTCGAAGCGAGCGCTGCCGCCGAAGCGGGGCTCGATGACGACGATGTGGTTGAACGATTCCGCCCGGCGATGACGACGGACCCTCGGCGGGCCCGGATCGTGATTGCGCGGAAACTTCCCGGGCGGCGGCTGGACAAATATCTTCACGGCCGGTTTCGGCATATCTCGCGGTCAATGATCCAGCGTCAGATCAAACGCGGCGAAATCACCGTCAACGGGAAGCCCACGAAGAACAGCTATGAAATGGAAGCGGGTGATGTCATCGATATGGCATTTCCGGCGCCGGAACCCTATGAGGTGACGCCGGAGAACATCCCTCTCGATATTGTGTTCGAGGATGAATTTATCATCGCGATCAACAAGCCGGCCGGCATGATCGTTCACCCGGCGCGGCGCGAGCAGCGCGGCACGGTCGCAAACGCACTGGCGTACTACTCAAGCAGTCTGGCGAAGACGGATGATCCATTTCGGCCGGGTATCGTGCATCGACTTGATAAGAACACGACCGGGATCATGATCGTCGCGAAGACCGATGAAGCGCACTGGCGACTCTCTCTTCAGTTTGAACGACGTGAAACGGAGAAGGTGTACGTCGCGATTGTCCACGGCGCGCCCGAGTTCGACGAAGATGTGATTGACGTGCCGATCGGCCAGCATCCGACCGTTCATGATCGGTATATCGCCACGGGTTTCGCCGAGCGGATGGGCGGCAAGTTCGAGAAAAAGCTATTCAAGGAGGCCGTCACGCGCTATCGCGTGCTTGAGCGTTTTGCAGGATTCAGCCTTGTCGAGCTCTATCCAAAGACGGGACGGACTCACCAGCTACGCATCCACATGTCTCATATCAGGCATCCGATCGTCGGCGATCCGTTTTACGGCGGACGGAATATTTCACTCCGGCATGCGACGGGGAGGCCGACGGACTCCGATGAATTGCGGTGGAAGCGGCAGCTACTCCACGCCCATCGTCTGAAGGTGACCCATCCGATCACCAACAAGCCGCTGGAGGTGGTGGCGCCGCTCGCATCGGACATGCGGGAACTGCTGGAGGCCTTGCGGCAGTATGCCCGGCCATCCCAGCCGAACTTCAAAACGCGCAAGCGGTAA
- the der gene encoding ribosome biogenesis GTPase Der yields the protein MSLPMVAIVGRPNVGKSSLLNLLARERISIVDPTAGVTRDRVAAIIEHEERYFELVDTGGYGIEDHDNLTDHVEGQIQLAIAGASLVLFVVDVMDEITPLDSEVAQMLRHVKRPVQLVVNKVDAPLHESQAGRFIALGFGEPVCVSALHGHNRRGLLDRILERLGDQSATERPNPVMRVALVGRRNVGKSSFINALAGVERVIVSEVPGTTRDSVDVRFEFDGQEFIAIDTAGVKKKSKHKTDIEFYGYTRATASIRRADVILFVVDSTVPITDVDKKLADMIVQEFKPCVVVVNKWDLAKGRASAEDYAGYIEKTLPHMAHAPLAFTTATEARNTKAAIELARSLFKQASTRVTTGQLNRAVEEVLMASQPQSDKHGAQPRIYYATQVSVCPPTLVLFVNNPALMRDQYRRFVERRIREALPFEEIPVRLIWRARQSHETAGRGSHHE from the coding sequence ATGTCACTGCCAATGGTCGCCATCGTCGGTCGCCCCAACGTCGGGAAGAGTTCGCTTCTCAATCTGCTCGCCCGCGAGCGAATCAGCATCGTCGATCCGACCGCGGGCGTTACGAGGGACCGTGTGGCCGCCATTATCGAGCACGAGGAGCGATACTTCGAACTCGTCGATACCGGCGGCTACGGCATCGAAGATCACGACAATCTGACCGATCATGTGGAAGGGCAGATCCAGCTCGCAATCGCCGGCGCTTCGCTCGTGCTGTTTGTCGTCGATGTCATGGACGAAATCACGCCACTCGACAGCGAGGTGGCCCAGATGCTGCGTCACGTCAAACGACCGGTCCAGCTCGTCGTCAACAAGGTGGACGCGCCCCTGCACGAATCGCAGGCGGGCCGGTTCATCGCGCTGGGTTTCGGCGAACCGGTGTGTGTCTCGGCGCTGCATGGGCACAATCGGCGAGGGCTCCTTGATCGAATCCTGGAGAGACTTGGTGACCAGTCCGCGACCGAGCGGCCGAACCCGGTCATGCGCGTCGCGCTCGTCGGGCGGCGAAATGTCGGCAAAAGTTCATTCATCAATGCGCTGGCCGGAGTCGAGCGGGTCATTGTCAGCGAAGTGCCGGGAACCACGCGCGATTCGGTCGATGTCCGGTTTGAATTCGACGGCCAGGAGTTCATCGCAATTGACACCGCGGGAGTGAAGAAGAAGAGCAAGCACAAGACAGACATCGAGTTTTATGGATATACCCGCGCGACCGCATCAATCCGGCGGGCCGATGTCATTCTTTTCGTTGTCGATTCCACCGTCCCGATCACGGATGTGGACAAGAAGTTGGCGGACATGATTGTGCAGGAATTCAAGCCCTGCGTGGTCGTTGTGAACAAGTGGGACCTCGCCAAAGGGCGCGCGTCGGCAGAGGATTACGCAGGCTACATCGAGAAGACCCTTCCACACATGGCCCATGCGCCGCTGGCGTTTACAACGGCGACCGAAGCCAGAAACACCAAAGCCGCGATCGAACTCGCTCGCAGCCTGTTCAAGCAGGCCTCCACGCGTGTGACCACCGGGCAACTCAATCGTGCAGTCGAGGAAGTGCTGATGGCGTCCCAGCCGCAGTCCGACAAGCATGGTGCGCAGCCGCGAATCTATTACGCCACCCAGGTATCTGTCTGTCCGCCGACCCTCGTGTTGTTCGTGAACAACCCCGCACTCATGCGCGATCAGTATCGCCGGTTTGTCGAACGGCGAATCCGCGAAGCTTTACCCTTCGAGGAGATACCGGTACGATTGATCTGGAGAGCGAGGCAGTCCCACGAGACCGCCGGTCGCGGATCGCATCACGAGTGA
- a CDS encoding serine/threonine protein kinase — protein sequence MDAETQTEQQKQPERRVAVMCPHCRRGYKIAPKLLGKRLVCKDCRREWRAERATMEDLRAAPNARSGSDQLSDIDRSPFITDTRPHRGSSDLPPTAGGTVAIDMSWAGKRIGRYRARSLLGYGGMGVVWRAHDDTLRRDVALKILSRQRDEAKGGGLNLDLFMQEARAVAKLQHPSVVSIYEVSEHDGYVFLSLELMEGGTLKEFVDREGIIEPRKLFGWLVGPAKALALAHRRGVIHRDIKPGNLMFDDHGNLKLMDFGLADVVNEAVSERLRGKAVGSLGWVAPETAKGQATTAQSDIYSFGLVMLFAMTGRPLIHGKSKSEVISLHQNPPDPKLEEIKGLTARGRQLLRKCLAMDPAQRFQNADELAAALQACAVEDPLHRVKAAKKGVSIAVLAAIIGGFIGVGLTMYYLLDLLNQEQQFRTPGVGPAVRQVLPATPAPSKPA from the coding sequence ATGGACGCCGAGACCCAGACTGAACAACAGAAGCAGCCCGAGCGGCGAGTGGCGGTGATGTGTCCGCATTGCCGGCGCGGATACAAGATCGCGCCGAAGCTCCTCGGCAAGCGCCTCGTCTGCAAGGATTGTCGCCGCGAATGGCGCGCGGAGCGGGCCACCATGGAGGACCTTCGCGCTGCGCCGAACGCGCGCTCGGGTTCGGATCAACTCTCCGATATCGATCGATCCCCGTTCATCACCGATACCCGGCCGCACCGCGGCAGCTCTGATCTGCCGCCCACCGCCGGCGGCACAGTCGCAATCGACATGAGTTGGGCCGGCAAACGAATCGGTCGGTATCGGGCGCGTTCGCTGCTCGGCTACGGTGGAATGGGGGTCGTCTGGCGCGCCCACGATGACACGCTCCGGAGGGACGTGGCCCTGAAAATACTCTCCCGGCAGCGCGACGAGGCAAAGGGCGGCGGATTGAATCTGGACCTCTTCATGCAAGAGGCCCGCGCCGTCGCCAAGTTGCAGCATCCGTCGGTGGTGTCGATCTATGAGGTCTCAGAGCACGACGGGTATGTATTTCTCTCGCTCGAGTTGATGGAAGGCGGCACCCTCAAGGAGTTCGTCGACCGCGAGGGAATCATCGAACCCCGAAAGTTGTTCGGCTGGCTGGTCGGACCGGCCAAAGCGCTGGCGCTGGCCCATCGTCGCGGCGTGATACACCGCGACATCAAGCCCGGCAATCTCATGTTCGACGATCACGGTAATCTGAAGCTGATGGACTTCGGATTGGCGGACGTCGTAAACGAAGCGGTCAGCGAGCGACTTCGCGGCAAGGCGGTCGGCTCACTGGGATGGGTGGCACCGGAAACGGCCAAGGGGCAAGCGACCACCGCCCAAAGTGATATCTATAGTTTCGGCCTGGTCATGCTTTTCGCGATGACCGGTCGGCCGCTGATCCACGGCAAGTCGAAGAGCGAAGTCATCTCGCTGCATCAGAATCCGCCCGACCCGAAGCTCGAGGAAATCAAGGGGCTCACTGCGCGCGGACGCCAACTGTTGCGCAAGTGCCTGGCAATGGATCCGGCGCAGCGATTTCAGAACGCGGACGAGCTTGCGGCGGCGCTGCAGGCCTGCGCCGTTGAAGACCCGTTGCATCGGGTTAAGGCCGCGAAGAAAGGTGTGTCGATCGCCGTTCTGGCCGCCATCATCGGCGGTTTCATCGGTGTCGGCCTGACGATGTACTATCTGCTCGACCTGCTCAATCAGGAGCAGCAGTTCCGCACGCCGGGCGTGGGGCCTGCGGTTCGCCAGGTCCTGCCGGCCACACCAGCTCCCTCGAAGCCGGCTTGA
- a CDS encoding FHA domain-containing protein translates to MSTTQEFTSALCRGLRLVASGGGGPRQACELNHAVSILGSGDWCDVILEAPDVADAHAAIVKYAGSGYLCDLGARGGAMLNGRLVRWARLTSGDKVQVGPFEFHVEIDEEVARSGMTQPIFALRGDDEIGLVTSIDPVLLIGSDGGSDIVLKDPGVMPRHCLIVWSDHGPLARDLTGDRLSFVNGRPIATALLADGCTVGAGSYEFVFEIESEPTLEQAAGGRFSDGLEAEPAPKPGTPGLIAARFAARDGDMPAESTAQPGESDRDFESLPGQTHSRETGLVKTNRPNYFNRIVETAGADLAEMAEMEARAECGPGRDESADEQAANDVHEVAGEVPESTTGMTPEAILRKAEQLQRKTAEMRRRVADAQKALDARAEKHREEILRERHRLREKRALLQMQAKALVEAARSGKKSEDDAPGKSVALDGRSDSGNVLEVHDEPAQRAFVEYVANESSVRRLLSGAADLEELSDFNAKETDRILNDPRSYAEEESLKTLEDRVAELIRVAQSERKEIERGEALVETLRFETERQRRTLTRRQEKLQSREKSLEDRFRSLTKARDAIRKERAPLLARLKALDADEAVIRDRLSESERLHQDLVREAEAIDELQEGLETRERALLHKLELERQRLLARQTQLKRKAAQLAKAAREKRLAIEKEMVRQQADLEAREAELRAQRMAIEESARGELEKTAGNIEQVLSVRLSEIEAELESRRMDLDTKVQELAGLNHAHLKAAREANDPIDASLRRIASEFTGIYQASEEDAEVDSRHGSLDTLAAEIDAFSRRNAKTTSIESDNDEASSSDMSNGCAQSDSNLRVRPSSGPILKLADEVGDDEPAVAPIDNEAESAGCSTVDVLDEAMSNDTPDAESKRQTTNNDKDAETPSRD, encoded by the coding sequence GTGAGCACAACTCAGGAATTCACATCGGCGCTTTGCAGGGGACTCCGTCTGGTTGCTTCAGGTGGAGGCGGGCCTCGACAGGCCTGCGAATTGAATCATGCCGTCTCGATTCTTGGATCGGGCGATTGGTGCGATGTCATACTCGAGGCACCGGATGTCGCCGATGCGCATGCGGCGATCGTCAAATACGCCGGCTCGGGCTACCTCTGTGATCTCGGAGCCCGTGGCGGCGCGATGCTTAATGGAAGATTGGTGCGATGGGCAAGGCTGACCTCGGGCGACAAGGTCCAGGTCGGCCCCTTTGAGTTTCACGTCGAGATCGACGAAGAGGTCGCTCGCTCCGGAATGACGCAGCCGATCTTCGCACTGCGCGGAGACGATGAAATTGGACTTGTAACCAGTATCGATCCCGTGCTGCTGATCGGGAGCGACGGCGGTAGTGATATTGTATTGAAGGATCCCGGCGTCATGCCGCGGCATTGCCTGATCGTCTGGAGCGATCATGGTCCGCTGGCACGCGATCTTACCGGCGATCGCCTTTCGTTCGTTAACGGCAGGCCGATTGCAACCGCGCTGCTGGCCGACGGCTGCACGGTTGGCGCTGGATCGTACGAGTTCGTTTTCGAAATTGAGAGCGAGCCGACTTTGGAGCAGGCTGCCGGCGGACGATTCTCGGATGGCCTGGAGGCGGAACCCGCTCCGAAGCCGGGCACCCCCGGGTTGATCGCGGCGCGCTTTGCTGCCCGCGACGGCGACATGCCGGCGGAATCGACGGCACAGCCCGGCGAGAGTGACAGGGATTTCGAAAGTCTTCCGGGGCAGACGCATTCGCGAGAGACCGGATTGGTCAAGACGAATCGCCCCAATTATTTCAATCGGATCGTTGAGACGGCCGGCGCCGATCTGGCCGAGATGGCCGAAATGGAGGCTCGCGCCGAGTGTGGGCCGGGTCGCGACGAATCTGCGGACGAGCAGGCTGCGAACGACGTACACGAGGTCGCCGGCGAAGTGCCGGAATCGACGACCGGCATGACGCCGGAAGCGATTCTTCGCAAGGCCGAACAACTCCAGCGAAAAACCGCCGAAATGCGTCGCCGTGTCGCGGACGCACAGAAAGCGCTCGACGCACGGGCGGAGAAGCATCGCGAGGAAATCCTTCGCGAGCGCCATCGACTCCGCGAGAAGCGAGCCTTGCTTCAGATGCAGGCCAAGGCGCTCGTCGAAGCGGCCAGGTCCGGGAAGAAATCGGAGGATGATGCGCCCGGCAAGTCCGTCGCGTTGGATGGCCGGAGTGATTCAGGAAACGTGCTGGAAGTCCACGACGAGCCGGCGCAGCGGGCGTTCGTCGAATATGTGGCCAACGAGTCAAGCGTCCGGCGGCTGTTGAGCGGAGCTGCCGACCTTGAAGAACTGTCCGACTTCAATGCAAAGGAAACGGATCGAATCTTGAACGACCCGCGCTCCTACGCGGAAGAGGAATCGCTCAAAACGCTGGAGGATCGGGTTGCCGAGTTGATTCGTGTTGCCCAGTCCGAACGCAAGGAAATTGAACGCGGCGAAGCGCTGGTCGAGACGCTCCGATTTGAAACGGAACGCCAGCGACGCACACTGACCCGGCGACAGGAAAAACTCCAATCTCGCGAAAAGTCGCTCGAAGATCGATTCCGCTCGCTCACCAAGGCTCGAGACGCCATCCGCAAGGAGCGCGCGCCGCTTCTCGCGAGGTTGAAAGCACTGGATGCCGACGAGGCCGTCATTCGCGACCGGCTCTCGGAAAGCGAGCGCCTGCATCAGGACCTCGTTCGGGAGGCCGAGGCGATCGACGAATTGCAGGAAGGCCTGGAGACCCGGGAGCGAGCCTTGCTGCACAAGCTGGAATTGGAACGCCAGCGATTGCTCGCCCGGCAGACCCAACTCAAGCGAAAAGCCGCCCAGCTCGCCAAGGCTGCTCGAGAAAAACGGCTCGCCATCGAAAAGGAAATGGTCCGTCAGCAGGCCGATCTGGAGGCTCGCGAGGCCGAATTGCGTGCCCAACGCATGGCGATCGAGGAATCGGCGCGAGGCGAATTGGAAAAAACCGCCGGAAACATTGAGCAAGTACTTAGTGTGAGGCTGTCCGAAATAGAGGCCGAACTGGAGTCGCGGCGGATGGATCTCGACACCAAGGTGCAGGAACTGGCTGGCCTGAATCATGCGCATCTGAAGGCGGCCCGCGAGGCCAACGATCCGATCGATGCGTCCCTGCGGAGAATCGCTTCGGAATTCACGGGAATTTACCAGGCATCGGAAGAGGATGCCGAGGTCGATAGCCGTCATGGCTCGCTCGACACCCTGGCCGCGGAGATTGACGCCTTCAGCAGGCGGAATGCGAAGACGACATCAATCGAATCGGACAACGATGAAGCGTCATCGAGCGACATGTCGAACGGCTGTGCTCAGTCGGATTCCAATCTCAGGGTGCGGCCGTCGAGCGGACCGATTCTGAAGCTCGCGGACGAGGTCGGCGACGACGAACCGGCGGTTGCGCCGATCGACAATGAAGCGGAGTCGGCCGGTTGTTCGACGGTGGATGTCCTCGATGAGGCGATGTCGAATGACACGCCCGATGCGGAATCGAAGCGACAGACGACCAACAACGATAAGGATGCCGAAACGCCATCAAGGGACTGA